The genomic window AACACTCACCCGGCGACACACGCCGCGTCAAATGGAGCGAGTCTGATGCCTTTGGAGCCATCGAGACACCACCCACACGACTCGGCCGACTTGGCCTCCCATCGCTCGGAATCGCTCTACTCAACCATGCCGGCAACCTCGCAGTCAAGCCGAACCCAAGTGGTGACCAAcccgccgccgtcatcgtcaaaaaagagacagagagatGTCGATTGGAATGATTTCTACAAAAATGGCCTGCCGACCGAAATCATCGTCATTGATGACTCCCCCGAGCCCGAGGAGCCGGCAACGTCCAAGAACCTGACCAACGGACATTCCTATGCCAGCGGCCCGACCGATGCTTCGGTCGCCCCTCCggccaagaggaggagaaaagagacTGATGCGGCGCCTTACGACCCTGTTCACCATATCGCATCACACACCCACACTCCTCGCCAGTATGGGTCGCCAAGCAAATCGACAACGTCAAGTGGCCGTACCAACTCTGCCAATCATACCACGGCCGCTACCTCACTTGGCTCACTTTCATCAAACGGTCAGTATGACCACGAGTTGCAGCAGGCGAGCCAGGGCCAGAAGCGGAAAAGAACCCGGGCGCAGACGAACAGCGAGGCGAAGCGTCGCGAGGCTCTGGTCACAGATGCTTTTGCCAGCTAcattcctcctcggcagcccaTCAAGAAGTCCCGAGATGTCCCGGTCCAGATCATCACTGATGTGAGCCATTTCCATCACGGTGCCATTGTGAATAGCTACACTAACCACCAATGCTAGCCTCCGCACATGCAGACCTCGCGggtcgacgatgacgaaggTCACTACATTGTTGTGCCGGACAATCCCTTGACTGAGCGATGTAAGTTGTTGCTCGATTATGATGAACGCCTCGGGCATCCTGTTGACGCGAGTCTGAAACAGATCAAATGGTCAAGCTGCTTGGACAAGGCACGTTCGGCAAAGTCGTCCAAGCCAAGGACAGGCAGCGTCCAGGGAAGTTGGTCGCCATCAAGATCATTCGCTCGGTGCAAAAGTACCGCGAAGCCAGCAAGATTGAGCTCCGAGTCCTGGAAACGCTCAAGGCCAACGACCCGGAGAATCGCAACAGGTGCATTCACCTCCGAGACTGCTTCGACTACCGCGGCCACATCTGCATCGTTATGGACCTGTTGGGTCAGAGCGTGTTCGACTTTCTTAAGAGCAATAATTTCGTCCCCTTTCCCAACAGCCAGATTCAGAGCTTCGCCCGCCAGCTGTTTACCAGCGTAGCCTGTGCGTACCGTTTTCTGGCCAAACACCACGGGATTTGTGTTGCTGACTCTTCCTTTTCGCAGTCTTGCATGATCTCAACTTGATCCACACGGATTTGAAGCCCGAGAATATCTTGCTTTGTCATAACGAGTACCAGACGTTCACGTACAACCGCAAGATTCCATCCTCGAGCAGCAATGTTGCCCGCCAGGCCACACAAAGAAGAGTATTGTTGGACACCGAGATCCGGTTGATTGACTTTGGGTCTGCAACATTTCAGGACGAATATCACTCGTCCGTTGTGTCAACTCGGCATTACCGTGCACCCGAAATcattcttggtcttggctggTCTTTCCCCTGCGACATTTGGAGCATTGGATGCATTCTCGTCGAGTTCTTCACCGGAGATGCCCTTTTCCAGACACACGATAACCTCGAGCATCTGGCCATGAtgcaggcggtggtggacgCCAATATTGACACTCACCTTGTCCAGTCTGTTAACCGCCAGCCACGCAATGGCACCAACCCAGCATCCAGGTAAGATTCTCAGAAGACGCTCTTCGCTGGAGCAGCACAACTGACAGCACAATAGGTACTTCAAGCGGAACAAGCTTGATTACCCGACAGCAGATACCACAAGACAGTCGAAGAGATTTGTCAGAGCAATGAAGACACTTCCGGTTTGTGTTTTGTTGCGTGGACCCATCTATGACGAGTCTGCTAACCCTGTTGCAGGAGATCATTCCACCGAACAACAAGTTCCTGAAAGAGTTCTTGGCCCTTTTACAAAAGATCTTTGTCTATGACCCTGCCAAACGGATAACGGCCAAGGAGGCTCTGAGCCATCCCTGGTTCCAAGAACACGCTTACCCCGACGACGGAACCGAGGCTGCTCGCATTCGCGCCGAAAAGCAGAGACTCAACGAACTGTCGGCCATTGCGCCATGATGAGCAGAACGTAGGCAGCCACCCACGCTGCGCCGGAGAAGCTTTAAGCAATTTGTCGCTGGACGTCGACATGAAAGAAACGAAGGTCGTGACAAGTGACGGGCAGTCTAGGTGATGATTTCAGCGTCCGAGGCGAGCATCTCGTGTCAAACCCGGGCACATACAGCACACATCAGCAAGTGCCATGGCTCGGTGTATCGTCATCCACGGTTATGGGTTTTTGGTCCGCATTTACTGTGCGGTGGTGATTGCACACCTTTTGGTCTGCAAATGAGATATGAAGactggtgttgggggtgggagggtttttgggggagtCGTAGGCTGGTTCATTTTGGCATGGTTTTATTGgcctttcttttctgggaTGTGTGGTATAATGTGTGTTGAGGCTCGGAAGGGACTGGAGTGCTGCTCGGATCTCATAGAGGGAACTTGTTTCACGGGTGTTCATGGGGTGCCTGCAACATCATGGTGGCTGGCGACAGATGAAGGCTTGCCCGCTCGCTCTGCTTGAGATGGTGATTTCATACCGGTGCTGTCGTCCCCCGCAGTGCAACACGGTCAGAAAGGCTTGATTGGTTTTGGTTCATTTCACACAAAGTATACCCTCGACTATGCACCGGCAGTCGTTATGGATGTATCTAGGATCTGATGGAGGTTTTAAATGTGCGTTGCTCCCGCTCTCACCTctgttggtgttttgtgATTCAGTCTTTGCTAACATCATGGAGCTTTTAGCGTTATTCGGCATCTTACTACATACGTTGCTTCAACCCATAAGCGTGCGATTCACCAACGATATGATATCTATCATATACAACTGCCACGCCTGAAGGGTTGGGCGGGAATAATGGGCaaggcaacagcaacatggaTGGGTGTCTTGTTGGGTGGCTATATAGATAGCAGACAAATGTTTTATTGGGgcggttgtgtgtgtgtgtgtgtgtgtgtgtgtgtgtgtgtgtgtgtgtgtgtgtgtgtgtgtgtgttatTGTTGTCAGTGTGTCTGGAATAAAGACAGAAGAAAGAGGACTATGGACTGGGTTCCTTTGTGACGATAAGGGGGTTTTGTTGATTGAGCCAGGGGGTATTGTCATAGTCCTTTTGGGAAAGGGCTCGCGGTGATGGTCTTGTTGCTTGTAGCTGGTACTGGTCGATCTCGTTGCGCGTTTTATCATCGTTCTGCGAGCGGAATAtcgaaatcatcatcatcatcaagcaagcaagcaagcaattCAGAAAAATCGATCTTCGTCTCTCGCCTCGTCCCCTTAGACATCAACGGCATCGAATCGAATCGCCAGCCCGTTGAGTGATTGATTACAGATTAGGTATCCAGAAGAGcatgaccaccaccccgtcgCCTCTACTCGCCATACGGAGCAGCTCCCTCCAGATGCTCGCCTCGCTGCTCCGTCTCCCGCCCGAGATGATGGCTGGGGGGGTAACCACGAGGGAGATGCCTGCCCAATGGCTCGCGGAGCAGAAGCAGGTGGTTGACTCGGGGGTTTTGCCTTTCGAGGTGCTGGCgaaacacaccaccaccgcgagGGAAGTGTCGTCGCCGtccaggtggaggagggttgttgctCCGTTCTTGCTTACCGGCAGTCGTCAACGGGGGTTGTGTCAAGCCCATGGTGGTCTCGATTATGACCTTGTCAGGGAGGTTTATGGCTTGGTTaggaaggaggtggttgatggcggggagggggtgaggtcTTGGTTGAGGTTTATTTCTCGGCGTCGAGAGGAATATAAACGGGATGATTGGAGGGAtgtgagggggtttgttgaggatatggcgggggtggttgtgttgatggaggggtttgaggtgggtgacggggtggatgaggagcgGTGGGAGGGGTATTTTGGAAGGGGGGTACGGATGGAAGATGTGAAAGAAAGGTTCGGGacggggtgggagagggtgggaagTGGGTGTTTGGCttgtgttttgggggttattggcgggaggaaggaggtggttgttgggttgagggggagttgCTTATCGcgggcgaagaggaggacgccgaggCTGGAGGGAcggtggttgggggggtggatggatggggagatggtgagggatAGTGAGGTgctggcggggaggttgagggttgtgaggaggctgcaggaggggaggtctggggggaagggggtgggcaTGGATTttgtgaggggggttgaggaggtgaggttggctgACAATGCTGGTCACCGAGCTGGTGGCAATGCGATatatgagggtgagggcagCAGGCAACtcagcaccaacaacccgTACAGAACTACTGACCCTAAaagcccatcaccaccggtaccaccaccacaagaacCATTCGGCGGGTTCGACGGCGCCTTCGATTCCGACGATGACCACTACCAACAaatcctcaacaccctcgttCCCCCCGGCAATCACATCCAAAATCCCATACCACCCCCGACACCCCCATCCATGAGTGACTCTAGAGACTATCACCCCCCTCGCCGAAGCTGGACAGCCCCCataccccccctttcccttcctcgccgctgccccccaccccatcattCTCACCCTCCTGCAAACTTGAATCCCCAAGTTCACACCgccatcatcccacccccctcctcaagctATTACGCCGACGAAATCCTCAACCATTATCAGGATTATCAGGATCACAAACCATCAGCCAGAACAAGATCCAGCACCATCTTCTCTGGGAGACCCCGGCCGGAAGAATACGACAGCTTGGTTGCCATGGACAACGATGAAGCGGCTTTGTTGTGTCGCCGTGAACATCAGAAACGTTTGGACGAATGCTACAGTGAGAAGAGCACAAAGGCGAGGCTGAAAAGGGGGCTCGAAAGGGGCAGGAGCAGTCCAGGAAGTGATGGGGGCAGGACAGAGTGGGGTGATTTCTGTCGGTTTTGAGCAAGCGGGAATTGTGTGTGAGAATAGTGGCATCATTTATTTCACTTGTGAATAGCATAATTATGTGAGGGCTGTGGTAAAATAGTTGTTTAACTTGATATGCATTGATACATGTGCTGCCTGATGATGTCCAGAACAAAGTACTCGAGATATAGGCCTCTAAATATCCTGAATGCAGGTCCCTCTAAAGATGGCTGTCTATGGCATGCTCATCATCTATGTCATGACGACATCCTCTGACTCTTTCACTTCAAGCTTTTCAACACCCTCTTGGGTTTTGACTTCCTCTGACTTTGCGTCGCCCTCAGAGCTGGTCACCTCCTCGGGTTTCTCCTCAGGCTTATCTGTACCTTCTGgcttctcaccaccctcaccctccttcaccacctccgccaccttccccctattcttccccttccccttcttctgctccatggcagccttggcatgctccagcttcttcttctgcttctccgccttcttcctctcctgctccttctttttctcagccttctttgccgcctcctccccaccctcctccccttcttccccatcctccccctccttctccttcatctcctcctccaacaacttcTTAATCGCAGGAATAAACTCCTCCGCCTGCTTAAACTCCCCCAACTTCACCCTCATATGATCAAACGCGTACAGCACCGCCGTGTCCTTCCCCAactccaccttctccccctccccctcaggaGCAGGCAGCTTCGGGTACCGCTGGCTAAAATGCGTGAGCAAGATCCTTCTCGCGCCCatatccctccccaccgcgaGCGCCTCGCTGATGGTGGAGTGTTTCTTCGCCACGGCATCCCCTTTGAGCCCGTCTTCAAAGGTGCACTCGTGCAGCAGTAAATGCGCGCCCTTTCCTAGCTCCGCGAATTTCTTAGACGGGCGGCAGTCTCCAGAGTAGGCGATCTTCAGGCCAGAGGGGGCAAAGGTCATGACGATGGCGGTGGCATTTTGGCAGTGGTCTACCCAACAGATCTCCACCTTTGGGAAACGTTCCTGCACGGCATTGCACTCCGACTGGTTCAAGGTGGGCGGAAATTTCCAGCCCAAATCGGCGTTGGGCTGCCCCCCACGGTAGGGAACGATGCCGACTACGCGGTCCAGACCCAGAGGCTCGACGCCGTCGTACTCGAGCATCCAGGAGTGGAACCCTCCGGTGGCGATGACACCTAGTAAAGCGTCGGTTCCGGCGGTCACCTTGTTCCAGCGGGCCATCATGCTGGCGGTGCCAAAGTGGTGGTCGGCGTGGAGGTGGCTGATGTAAATGGCGCGGAGGTCTTTGAGGACCTCGTCTGTGCCTTCGTTACCATACAAACGGCGGAGTTGGCCAAGTGTGTTCTCTCCGCAGTCGAACAGGTAGCTGCCGTGGCCGGGGACACGGATGAGCGTGGCAGAGACGTTGCGGTACTTGGACGGCAAGGCAGAGCCGGTACCCAGCGGGATGATCTCTGTGTCACAGTTGGGGATATCCTTCTGGGATTCCTCAACTTCGACAAGGAAGGCCGGGTCGGCAATCTTCTTGCTCGCCTCTCTTGCCATCTCTACCACCTCGCGGTGCTGTCCAACCAATGCCTTGAGGGTGCCTATTGGGTCGATAGGGGAAATCAAAAACTCTGAAGAAGGCCCTGGCTTGGGATGCAAGTTGATTCTGGCGCCAGCCGCGCCAACATCGCCCGCATCCACAGGGGCAAGCGGCCGGCTGTCGAACTTCAGTAGAGGGAACCGATCGGGGTCAATGAAATTCAGCTTGAGCGTCTTGTCGGCTGGATCCTGCAGCGCCAATGTGTTTGGGCAAACATCCTGTCCGAGCAGAACGTGCTGTACCGAAGGAAACTTCTTCATGAACTCAACGAGCCTCTCATCACGGTAAGCGCTGAACTGCTCCGACGAGATCCAATACATCACGTCAATCCCGCTCATAAGCGCCGAATCCGACCACTCTGGACGAGCGAGGAAGCTGTTCACCATGTCTTCGGTTGGTATGTCGATCACGGCAAGGCCTCGCCCCGCGACAGTAGGCTCCATGACCATGTCAGGAGTCACCACTGTGCCATTCTCGAGCGTGATAGTTTCTCCATCGATCAACTTCTTGAAGTCAAACTTTGAAACACCAAGCTTGTTAGCTTCCTCGGGCTTGAACTTGCCACGTCGTGGGTGGCACTTGGCGATATAACACAGCGACTCGTTGGACGGCTTCGTAATGGGGAGCGTCTCAATCTTGGCCGCCGGCCATGGCGAACGGATCAAGACCCTAATATCTGGCAACTTTTCAGTGTTGCCAGGACGAGGCCCCTTGTACTCCTCGATCATACCGCCTTCGGAACGGAAAAAGATCTTGGCCAATGGGTCGGCATCGCGCAGGTTCACCTCGTGCAGGGTATCAAGACTCCACGTCGAAGAAAACATGCCCGCAACGGCAGCCTGTCTGATGTGCTGAGCCTCCGCATCCGAAAGCTCAGCCTGCTCTGTAACTGCCGTttcggcctcttcctccccctcctccaagtcgCTGTGTTTGCGTTTTCTAGACCCTGGACGAGTGGCGCTTGAATTCGAGGTTATTGGTAGGTGCCAGATACGGACGAGATCATCCTCAAAGTCGGGGATGGCACGGTCGTTTCTCTGAGACGGCGAATCGGTTCGGATCTCGTTCAGACTAAGGGGAATGCCCTTGCGGAAGATAAACCGTCGGGTAGTAGCCAGAGAGTGTACCAAGTTCCTACCTCCGTAGATATGAAGGTCGTCGTCGATATCCCTATCCTTCGACTTCAACCCCTTCGCTTCCCGCACGGCAAGCTCGTCGGCACGAGCAGCCTTTGCTCCTGCCACAACGTCGGCCAGAGTCAACATCAAGCCCGGCAACCCTCCCGTTGTGCTCCAATCGACCGTGCCCGTGACAAAGATATTATGGATCTTCGCCATCGCAACCTTCCTCTGCACCATCGCCCTCTGTGTTCCCTCGGCCATGCGCCCAAAGAGATAACGGCGCCGGTCGAAATGCAGCAGCACACACGCCCCCGGCGTGTCAGccgtgggggtggtgaccaCCTGGGTGTAGGAAGTCATCGTCTGGGCGTTGCCCTGGTTCTTTTCCGGGGCGACGGCCTTGTTTATCGTCGTGATTGTCGGGTTTAGCTCTCGAGGAATGTTCAACACAGCTCGGAGCGTGTGTCCTCTTGGTGACCGGCCTGGATACGGAAACCAAACCGAGGTGCCGTCTGACAAGAGCTTGGGTATGTGGTGTCGGGTAATGACACCAATGTAGGAAGGAAAGCCAGGCGGAACCTTCTTCGTTCGTAGAGCAAGTTTCGAGGGGTGGCTCTTTAAAGATGGTCGAGCAATCTTGAGGCGGCTTGGGAGGCGCAAGCGGTTCATTGGGTCATGCCCGCGGCGCTATCCGACGAGGATCTGTTCATAATCGGGTTGAGCGCGGGTGCCTGTTGGCCGGTGAGTCAAGGACCGAAGCCGACGTACGGGAGTTGTGGTTATGGCGGGGCTGCCTGTCGCCCTTCAAACGATTGTTCAAGACCAGGCGCATTTTCTCTTTCTGCCGCTCCACCAAAGATTCACTATTTTTAAAGTGGGGCAAACAAGATATAATAAGGAAGGCGGTGTGGcaagggggttagggttgtcTATCCAAAATATGTAGAATCATGGTCTCATCATTCATCACAACACCCCTATCTTTTATGGGCCTCCTTCAGTGCCTCCTTCACAAtaccctccgcctccttgaTTACATCCTCGCCTCTTCTCCACGTGTACAGCggcacccccatcccatccagtGTCTCATGAGCTCGTGCCAACCGCCTTAGCCATATGTCCACCTTCTTGTTCATAGCAGCTGCCGCGTTGTTTGGTGGAACATTCGGGGGCGTCAGTGACCCTTGGCTAGAGGATGTAGAGTGAATAATTCCATCAAAACTGGCGTTGGCTCGCTTCACTGGATGTTGCGCTTGCGGCAGACTCTGCGTACTCGATCCCGTCCCACTTCGCCtaggtgggggaggtggcggtggtgtcgttCTATCACGGCTAGCAGCAGGAGAACTAGCGGTACTGGTGATTGGTGGTCGAGAGCCGCTCGACACAGATAATGCGTGAACACGAGGGTTGGGTGCAGAAGCAGGGCTGTCCCGCGAGCTAGCAGCTGTGTCTGATGCCGAGGCGCTCCTCAAAGCATCAGGTTTGGCaggccgaggtggtggtgccttACGGAGGGGAAGTTCTGATGAAGGCACCGCCGTTCTCGGCCTCTCCTGGTTACTTTCTCTGCGGCTTTGGCTAGGGCTGACCTGAGTTGAGTCATCGGAGAAGTCGATCAAGGTCCCTTCCACAGGCCCTCTAGATCCCGCAGATGAGGCTGACGTTCGGGGAGGCAATTGCGGCCGTGCTTCCTCATTTCTGGGCTCACTTTGCTGTTCAATCCTCGCTCGAGTAGCCCTTAGTGTACTCCGCTGGTCACTGTCAAGCTTGAACCCAGAGTCAAAAAAGCCAAGCTCGTCAGGGGTAGTGACATCGCGAATGAAGATACCCAGCACGCGCCCAGGATTCTGGACTGCAAGGTCGGTATAGACCTCGAGATCAGCCTCACCGCTGTCGCCTACTAGGATGAACCTCCTTTCAGGAAAGTCTCGCAAGATAGCCTCGAGTGTCCCCTTTTTCCTCTCCGCCACTGGTTCAAAAATTCCTTGCAACATCCCGCTGTAGTGCTTCAGGTGTATAGAGCCCTGTGGCAGCCCAGCCATGTGGAAGAAGGTCGCAAGTACCGGAAACAATTGCCATGGACTGTTGGAGCAGTAATGCAACTGGACCCCAAGATCGTGCATAGTATGATACCACTCGGTGACTCCAGGAACAGTCAAATCCGCCAATTCTCGAATGAAAGTGTTACGGAAGATCTCGCGAGCTCCCATGCCAATATTGGAGCGTTTGATTGTGTCGTCCACATCGCTGATCAAGCTTACACCGGTAGAATCGATAATCTCGATGGGATTTGTCGCCGAGATGTTTTCACTCGCCAGTACCCTAACATGGGTGGGCACAAAGTCCAGAAACACACGGACAATGAAATGCCCAGAGTCATCTGTCTGTATCGTACGAGATCTCGATCGAGTATCATTGTAGAAGAAGAGTGTGATTGGATGCTGGACAAGAGGCGTCGTCATGAACGGTCCTATTCGCGCCATGAGGTTCGCATTGGCCACTGCCAGCTCAGCCTCTGTCAGGTCGGCTGGCCCCCCCGTATTTGTCCTTGCCGgcaatggtggtgatggtggcggggagTTCGAGGCTGTCCTACGGGCTGCAGTTCGTGGCCCCTGGGCCGAGTCACTTCGGTCTGGACCTTCGCTGTAGCCCCCTCTTGTcgcaacctcctcttcctctctgcCCTGCTTCTCAATCCTCTTTGCCTCTTCTGCgatt from Podospora pseudoanserina strain CBS 124.78 chromosome 7 map unlocalized CBS124.78p_7.2, whole genome shotgun sequence includes these protein-coding regions:
- the LKH1 gene encoding serine threonine protein kinase CMGC group (COG:T; EggNog:ENOG503NUFQ), giving the protein MSTPTTATATLPPYSHSHFHYPHHHQQHKSFPQPNTSAYRSTNPVLPPASRLVYPSTSGYNTHPATHAASNGASLMPLEPSRHHPHDSADLASHRSESLYSTMPATSQSSRTQVVTNPPPSSSKKRQRDVDWNDFYKNGLPTEIIVIDDSPEPEEPATSKNLTNGHSYASGPTDASVAPPAKRRRKETDAAPYDPVHHIASHTHTPRQYGSPSKSTTSSGRTNSANHTTAATSLGSLSSNGQYDHELQQASQGQKRKRTRAQTNSEAKRREALVTDAFASYIPPRQPIKKSRDVPVQIITDPPHMQTSRVDDDEGHYIVVPDNPLTERYQMVKLLGQGTFGKVVQAKDRQRPGKLVAIKIIRSVQKYREASKIELRVLETLKANDPENRNRCIHLRDCFDYRGHICIVMDLLGQSVFDFLKSNNFVPFPNSQIQSFARQLFTSVAFLHDLNLIHTDLKPENILLCHNEYQTFTYNRKIPSSSSNVARQATQRRVLLDTEIRLIDFGSATFQDEYHSSVVSTRHYRAPEIILGLGWSFPCDIWSIGCILVEFFTGDALFQTHDNLEHLAMMQAVVDANIDTHLVQSVNRQPRNGTNPASRYFKRNKLDYPTADTTRQSKRFVRAMKTLPEIIPPNNKFLKEFLALLQKIFVYDPAKRITAKEALSHPWFQEHAYPDDGTEAARIRAEKQRLNELSAIAP
- a CDS encoding uncharacterized protein (EggNog:ENOG503PQ0J) translates to MTTTPSPLLAIRSSSLQMLASLLRLPPEMMAGGVTTREMPAQWLAEQKQVVDSGVLPFEVLAKHTTTAREVSSPSRWRRVVAPFLLTGSRQRGLCQAHGGLDYDLVREVYGLVRKEVVDGGEGVRSWLRFISRRREEYKRDDWRDVRGFVEDMAGVVVLMEGFEVGDGVDEERWEGYFGRGVRMEDVKERFGTGWERVGSGCLACVLGVIGGRKEVVVGLRGSCLSRAKRRTPRLEGRWLGGWMDGEMVRDSEVLAGRLRVVRRLQEGRSGGKGVGMDFVRGVEEVRLADNAGHRAGGNAIYEGEGSRQLSTNNPYRTTDPKSPSPPVPPPQEPFGGFDGAFDSDDDHYQQILNTLVPPGNHIQNPIPPPTPPSMSDSRDYHPPRRSWTAPIPPLSLPRRCPPPHHSHPPANLNPQVHTAIIPPPSSSYYADEILNHYQDYQDHKPSARTRSSTIFSGRPRPEEYDSLVAMDNDEAALLCRREHQKRLDECYSEKSTKARLKRGLERGRSSPGSDGGRTEWGDFCRF
- a CDS encoding uncharacterized protein (EggNog:ENOG503NVWN; COG:S), whose protein sequence is MNRLRLPSRLKIARPSLKSHPSKLALRTKKVPPGFPSYIGVITRHHIPKLLSDGTSVWFPYPGRSPRGHTLRAVLNIPRELNPTITTINKAVAPEKNQGNAQTMTSYTQVVTTPTADTPGACVLLHFDRRRYLFGRMAEGTQRAMVQRKVAMAKIHNIFVTGTVDWSTTGGLPGLMLTLADVVAGAKAARADELAVREAKGLKSKDRDIDDDLHIYGGRNLVHSLATTRRFIFRKGIPLSLNEIRTDSPSQRNDRAIPDFEDDLVRIWHLPITSNSSATRPGSRKRKHSDLEEGEEEAETAVTEQAELSDAEAQHIRQAAVAGMFSSTWSLDTLHEVNLRDADPLAKIFFRSEGGMIEEYKGPRPGNTEKLPDIRVLIRSPWPAAKIETLPITKPSNESLCYIAKCHPRRGKFKPEEANKLGVSKFDFKKLIDGETITLENGTVVTPDMVMEPTVAGRGLAVIDIPTEDMVNSFLARPEWSDSALMSGIDVMYWISSEQFSAYRDERLVEFMKKFPSVQHVLLGQDVCPNTLALQDPADKTLKLNFIDPDRFPLLKFDSRPLAPVDAGDVGAAGARINLHPKPGPSSEFLISPIDPIGTLKALVGQHREVVEMAREASKKIADPAFLVEVEESQKDIPNCDTEIIPLGTGSALPSKYRNVSATLIRVPGHGSYLFDCGENTLGQLRRLYGNEGTDEVLKDLRAIYISHLHADHHFGTASMMARWNKVTAGTDALLGVIATGGFHSWMLEYDGVEPLGLDRVVGIVPYRGGQPNADLGWKFPPTLNQSECNAVQERFPKVEICWVDHCQNATAIVMTFAPSGLKIAYSGDCRPSKKFAELGKGAHLLLHECTFEDGLKGDAVAKKHSTISEALAVGRDMGARRILLTHFSQRYPKLPAPEGEGEKVELGKDTAVLYAFDHMRVKLGEFKQAEEFIPAIKKLLEEEMKEKEGEDGEEGEEGGEEAAKKAEKKKEQERKKAEKQKKKLEHAKAAMEQKKGKGKNRGKVAEVVKEGEGGEKPEGTDKPEEKPEEVTSSEGDAKSEEVKTQEGVEKLEVKESEDVVMT
- a CDS encoding uncharacterized protein (EggNog:ENOG503NTW2; BUSCO:EOG09260OLB; COG:S), coding for MASRHGYNYNYASNPSGYGSGGEAGPPREAGARRKKLAAFAGSVYRAGAAAASEIKEQYNNTRIRNVESMDASQYSIPGSFPDVKIIHKGEEQMVLFPTYAKMHVKGAGRHPPGHVVVQTQPQQQQTRDGQSQGQNQERFWKDEWDKNADDNAVVDVDIRGWIYMPNTGPMTRRNRMVIGLARRLSGIPPPTTSQGGSSAEDHEQMKEEKRIAEEAKRIEKQGREEEEVATRGGYSEGPDRSDSAQGPRTAARRTASNSPPPSPPLPARTNTGGPADLTEAELAVANANLMARIGPFMTTPLVQHPITLFFYNDTRSRSRTIQTDDSGHFIVRVFLDFVPTHVRVLASENISATNPIEIIDSTGVSLISDVDDTIKRSNIGMGAREIFRNTFIRELADLTVPGVTEWYHTMHDLGVQLHYCSNSPWQLFPVLATFFHMAGLPQGSIHLKHYSGMLQGIFEPVAERKKGTLEAILRDFPERRFILVGDSGEADLEVYTDLAVQNPGRVLGIFIRDVTTPDELGFFDSGFKLDSDQRSTLRATRARIEQQSEPRNEEARPQLPPRTSASSAGSRGPVEGTLIDFSDDSTQVSPSQSRRESNQERPRTAVPSSELPLRKAPPPRPAKPDALRSASASDTAASSRDSPASAPNPRVHALSVSSGSRPPITSTASSPAASRDRTTPPPPPPPRRSGTGSSTQSLPQAQHPVKRANASFDGIIHSTSSSQGSLTPPNVPPNNAAAAMNKKVDIWLRRLARAHETLDGMGVPLYTWRRGEDVIKEAEGIVKEALKEAHKR